One stretch of Leishmania infantum JPCM5 genome chromosome 24 DNA includes these proteins:
- a CDS encoding putative histone deacetylase: MSTPEQLPALSAAGSPSSGGASSHHSPHEASLSFPASVIPGDASAESPRAWSMPRSSTASEESAATSQLQQKPDAPESRLGGRKVVYFVDHSVTSIAYAEGHLMRPSRVRALHALVHSLGLDNAECMTVCHARPATAEEMGAFHRSAYLECLRQAPVICGNPLDEMSLAFQKEFDVPFASQNGDCPLFPEVWALVSSQAGASLACAEALVRGDATVAMNWAGGMHHAAAAHASGFCFVNDIVLCIRRLLRHYQRVLYVDLDVHHGDGVEGAFYGNHRVMTLSLHQFGNGFFPGTGDYPTRETADSFAINVPLPTRTGDAAYLLSFRTALSSVVQCFDPEAMVVQCGADTIAGDLIGRLCVTTLAHTQCVADVLSLERPTVLLGGGGYHVFHTARCWAIHTATALGRTAAQLPLYIPRTDPYYMDYRRECTPKRPTLHVFLDPDVDDPLPLGDSLAFWRQLCRSIQWQMRAARLVRQGFFRTLQLCRQRRAALLRQFATQEAGRESGIGVSGPKRPRSANATDRDAKEGVEDRVVSA; encoded by the coding sequence ATGTCAACTCCGGAGCAGCTTCCCGCGCTCTCAGCGGCGGGCTCACCGTCGTCGGGAGGGGCTTCCTCGCATCACTCACCGCACGAAGCATCGCTCTCGTTTCCCGCTTCGGTGATTCCTGGCGACGCCTCTGCGGAGTCTCCGCGCGCTTGGTCGATGCCGCGGTCTTCAACGGCGAGCGAGGAAAGCGCAGCAACATCGCAACTGCAGCAAAAGCCAGATGCACCGGAGTCACGCCTTGGGGGGCGGAAAGTGGTGTACTTTGTGGATCACTCCGTCACTTCCATAGCCTATGCAGAGGGTCATTTGATGCGACCGtctcgtgtgcgtgcgctgcacgcgcttgTTCATTCCCTGGGCCTCGACAATGCAGAATGCATGACTGTATGTCATGCTCGtccggcgacggcggaggaAATGGGGGCGTTTCACCGCAGCGCGTACTTGGAATGTCTGCGGCAGGCACCGGTCATTTGCGGAAATCCGCTGGACGAGATGTCCTTAGCTTTTCAGAAGGAATTCGACGTCCCGTTCGCGTCTCAGAACGGCGActgccctctcttccctgaGGTGTGGGCGCTGGTGTCCAGCCAGGCCGGCGCCTCGCTTGCCTGTGCAGAGGCCCTCGTACGCGGCGATGCAACGGTGGCGATGAACTGGGCAGGCGGCATGCatcacgccgctgccgcccacgCAAGCGGGTTCTGCTTTGTGAATGACATTGTGTTGTGCAtccgccggctgctgcggcactaCCAGCGCGTCCTCTACGTTGACCTGGACGTGCATCACGGGGACGGCGTGGAGGGGGCCTTTTATGGCAATCACCGCGTGATGACGCTCTCGCTGCACCAGTTCGGCAACGGCTTCTTCCCCGGCACCGGCGACTATCCGACGCGTGAGACGGCCGACAGCTTCGCCATCAACGTCCCGCTGCCCACGCGCACGGGAGACGCCGCGTACCTCTTGTCGTTCCGCACTGCACTCTCCAGCGTGGTTCAGTGCTTTGATCCGGAGGCGATGGTCGTGCAATGCGGCGCGGACACCATAGCGGGCGACCTCATTGGGCGGCTTTGCGTCACTACgttggcgcacacgcagtgTGTGGCAGATGTGCTGTCGCTTGAGCGACCGACGGTACTGCTTGGTGGAGGCGGTTATCACGTGTTTCACAcagcgcgctgctgggcgatccacaccgccaccgcgctgGGTCGCACAGCTGCACAGTTGCCCTTGTACATCCCGCGCACAGACCCGTACTATATGGATTACCGGCGCGAATGCACACCGAAGCGTCCGACGCTGCATGTGTTTCTCGACCCTGACGTCGATgatccgctgccgctggggGACAGCTTGGCGTTCTGGCGTCAGCTCTGTCGCAGCATCCAGTGGCAGATGCGCGCTGCCCGCCTTGTGCGGCAGGGGTTTTTCCGTACACTACAGCTttgccggcagcgacgggcAGCGTTGCTGAGACAGTTCGCTACGCAAGAGGCAGGGAGAGAATCTGGTATCGGTGTCAGCGGCCCTAAGCGCCCGCGCTCAGCAAATGCAACGGACCGCGATGccaaggagggggtggaggaccGAGTGGTCTCGGCGTGA
- the CYP8 gene encoding putative cyclophilin 8 encodes MIALAFPRPLTTSFFLPVFVMDHRYSAFPESEERQLVVLPEPQLTMPPRKAITKVKLHSAESVDTDLQNCLLRIDKGTDVYGMLVIELDSGRSPKACELVAQNIPASNTTDKSRGKQGVYKNCRFTRLTKEGIQTGEVVPAAKPVPAAELEGEIGRVPHCYGAVSLCRSSTSFDGSQFFICLTSDSVELDHLNKKHVCFGRVVEGHDVLAALQSDLAEYSGDMGLVRKDCPYVMAELSYASM; translated from the coding sequence ATGATCGCATTGGCGTTTCCTCGGCCTCTAACGACATCTTTCTTTCTACCCGTTTTTGTGATGGATCACCGATACTCTGCTTTCCCAGAATCGGAAGAAAGACAACTTGTCGTTCTTCCCGAACCTCAACTCACAATGCCTCCGAGAAAGGCAATAACAAAGGTGAAGTTGCACAGCGCTGAGAGTGTTGATACCGACCTCCAGAACTGTTTGTTGCGCATCGATAAGGGCACCGACGTGTATGGGATGTTGGTGATTGAGTTGGACAGTGGCCGCTCTCCCAAGGCGTGCGAGCTCGTTGCTCAAAACATTCCTGCGTCAAACACAACCGACAAGAGTCGCGGAAAGCAGGGTGTTTACAAGAACTGCCGTTTTACGCGCCTGACCAAAGAAGGAATTCAGACTGGCGAAGTTGTTCCGGCTGCCAAACCTGTTCCCGCAGCCGAGCTGGAGGGCGAGATAGGTCGCGTGCCGCACTGCTACGGCGCAGTATCGCTGTGTCGAAGCTCGACCTCTTTCGACGGATCGCAGTTTTTCATCTGTCTTACCAGCGATTCTGTGGAGCTCGATCACTTAAACAAGAAGCACGTTTGCTTTGGACGCGTTGTCGAGGGACATGATGTCTTGGCAGCTTTGCAGAGTGATTTGGCCGAATATTCTGGCGACATGGGCCTAGTCCGCAAGGACTGTCCGTATGTGATGGCGGAGCTCAGCTACGCATCGATGTAA
- a CDS encoding putative translation initiation factor IF-2, protein MRRRAACYFHATGVVLRTCREGALFLLPSVLDSKTFAKLANRQGAKLELQLYEEIRRASPHLHSRAFLDQAKEQARELCSPLTTLKREEVESTIAQKYKLTDDRLVTCLVPYQLGANILLSRLPPKVREESLRELKSEEAARQSGSPPAPNKWIQWYEADVYVSTGRKYLERISTRRQRRIPVFAVMGHVNHGKTALLDALQGSRIGAEEPHHITQSVRAFTIPRPGADNDLFTFIDTPGHRIFVETRFHVQLMADVIALVISVAEGIESQTHETIKVALNVDKPVIVVLNKLDLLSDALTAKKAVRRILAELYSIGLDVHLLQREKDVEALTTKASTVCCSSCGSSRTDLRPQAEYFAPMKTVDPGYKGSKRHPQVQLLRKSYGVCVSAATGAHIPLLWRVLQLCRDCAPPTCLSNSVGHTEHNAAVQAVVLESSKHLFDEEGFRLNRKRQQIQRSIDRKQEKRLKVFEQRSPRSRLNSAYNSVKTQSTRQNRTSSSSLVITAIVQEGVLTEGMHFIADQAEGQVHALVDYWGNRVEKAYPGMAVTLIDKSSMSGCPGAGIHVLSMTDLASRVRVQAYRQRLQWYAEIFTTKLHYLRPRGMDVSFAHLGDYGQLGITDSLECQLLYGPPQKPSEEQRQPEALPPGTSASDESIGAYLAERNRESESNALQVSSVGSVAFPDGATKRLTQAIMGKDDEEVLKATWQSAQLQRQLTSQKEYEDHVAQCVQVGVLIKVDSWHTARMLHREISRLGTRKVYFQVVGARFGPLQVSDIIYVMQAVKIIVCFRTPLSASSDLDSYIENANLWVLQTDHFSDVVLFMKWCAVATHKEKVLDENDGDLDHGDESGPRPRIFVDSKPEADSGDPKGSKSQRQRLLLYDDDNNDDEFWSM, encoded by the coding sequence atgcgacgccgcgctgcctgCTACTTCCATGCAACAGGAGTTGTTCTGCGCACGTGCCGCGAAGGCGCCCTGTTTCTGCTGCCGTCAGTGCTAGACTCCAAGACATTTGCCAAGCTGGCAAACCGCCAGGGAGCAAAACTGGAACTTCAGCTTTACGAGGAGATCAGGAGAGCCTCACCACACCTACACTCCCGTGCCTTTCTCGACCAGGCGAAGGAGCAGGCAAGAGAGCTGTGCTCGCCGCTCACTACACTGAAAAGGGAAGAGGTCGAGTCCACTATAGCGCAGAAGTACAAACTCACAGATGATCGACTTGTCACCTGCTTGGTTCCCTACCAGCTTGGAGCCAAtatcctcctctcccgcctACCTCCCAAGGTCAGGGAGGAGTCTCTCCGGGAATTGAAGTCTGAAGAAGCAGCCAGGCAGAGTGGGTCTCCTCCCGCACCGAACAAGTGGATCCAGTGGTATGAAGCCGACGTTTATGTTTCAACTGGAAGGAAGTACTTGGAGCGCATCAGCACCCGTCGACAGCGTCGCATTCCTGTCTTCGCTGTCATGGGACATGTAAATCACGGTAAGACTGCGTTACTCGATGCCTTGCAGGGGTCGCGCATCGGTGCTGAAGAGCCTCATCACATCACGCAGTCCGTTCGGGCGTTCACGATACCAAGGCCAGGCGCCGACAACGATCTTTTTACCTTCATCGACACTCCGGGGCACCGCATTTTTGTCGAAACTCGGTTTCACGTGCAGCTGATGGCTGACGTCATCGCGTTGGTGATCTCGGTCGCCGAAGGGATCGAAAGTCAAACTCACGAGACGATCAAGGTCGCCCTCAACGTTGATAAGCCGGTGATCGTAGTCTTGAACAAGCTAGATCTCTTGTCTGACGCGCTTACTGCCAAGAAGGCAGTGCGGCGCATCCTAGCAGAGCTGTACTCTATTGGGCTCGacgtgcacctgctgcaAAGGGAGAAAGATGTTGAGGCGTTGACGACCAAGGCGTCGACCGTTTGCTGCAgtagctgcggcagcagtcgcaCAGATTTGCGTCCGCAAGCGGAATACTTTGCACCGATGAAGACGGTCGATCCGGGTTATAAGGGCAGCAAGCGGCACCCACaagtgcagctgctccgcaaAAGCTACGGAGTGTGTGTCTCCGCTGCAACCGGAGCTCATATTCCCCTCCTGTGGCGCGTTCTGCAGCTTTGTCGAGATTGTGCGCCTCCAACATGTCTCAGCAATTCCGTTGGGCACACGGAACACAACGCCGCCGTTCAAGCCGTTGTGTTGGAGTCTTCTAAGCACCTGTTCGACGAAGAGGGCTTTCGGCTGAACCGCAAGCGCCAGCAGATCCAGCGGAGCATCGATCGAAAGCAGGAGAAACGCTTAAAGGTGTTTGAGCAACGAAGTCCTCGGTCGCGCCTGAACTCTGCATACAACAGCGTCAAAACGCAGTCTACACGCCAGAATCGGACCAGCTCGTCGTCCCTGGTGATCACGGCCATCGTCCAGGAGGGCGTTCTAACTGAGGGAATGCACTTTATCGCCGATCAGGCGGAGGGCCAGGTGCACGCCTTGGTCGACTACTGGGGCAATCGTGTTGAGAAGGCGTACCCCGGCATGGCCGTCACGCTTATCGACAAGAGCAGCATGAGTGGGTGCCCCGGCGCCGGAATCCATGTGCTGTCCATGACAGACCTCGcttcgcgcgtgcgcgtacAAGCGTATCGCCAACGGCTGCAGTGGTACGCTGAGATTTTTACGACAAAGCTGCACTACCTCCGCCCACGGGGTATGGACGTGTCTTTCGCCCATCTGGGTGACTACGGTCAACTCGGCATCACCGACTCGCTTGAATGCCAACTCCTGTACGGGCCGCCGCAAAAGCCCTCCGAGGAGCAGAGGCAACCGGAGGCGCTACCCCCAGGGACCTCGGCGAGCGATGAGTCCATTGGTGCGTACCTCGCGGAGAGGAATCGAGAGTCTGAATCAAACGCGCTCCAAGTTTCCTCGGTGGGGTCTGTTGCGTTCCCGGACGGTGCAACGAAGCGCTTGACACAGGCAATTATGGGCAAAGACGATGAAGAGGTGCTCAAGGCTACGTGGCAgagtgcgcagctgcagcggcagctcacGTCCCAAAAGGAATACGAGGATCACGTTGCACAGTGTGTGCAGGTGGGTGTCTTAATCAAGGTAGATTCATGGCACACCGCCCGCATGCTACACCGCGAAATCTCCCGTCTCGGCACGCGCAAGGTTTATTTTCAAGTCGTCGGTGCGCGTTTCGGCCCTCTGCAGGTGAGCGACATCATTTACGTCATGCAGGCTGTGAAGATCATTGTGTGCTTCCGTACGCCTCTTTCCGCGTCCAGCGACCTGGACAGCTACATCGAGAACGCCAACTTGTGGGTGCTCCAGACCGATCACTTCTCCGACGTGGTTCTCTTCATGAAGTGgtgcgcggtggcgacgcACAAGGAGAAGGTGCTCGATGAAAATGACGGCGACTTAGACCACGGCGACGAGTCGGGCCCTCGGCCTCGAATTTTTGTGGACTCGAAGCCGGAGGCGGACAGCGGTGATCCGAAGGGATCTAAGTCGCAGAGACAGAGGCTTCTCCTGTATGATGACGACAACAACGATGACGAGTTTTGGAGCATGTAG